One Onychostoma macrolepis isolate SWU-2019 chromosome 15, ASM1243209v1, whole genome shotgun sequence DNA segment encodes these proteins:
- the sytl2b gene encoding synaptotagmin-like protein 2 isoform X3, which yields MIDLSHLTEEEQEMILTVLKRDSELKKAEEERIKQLQKAVPEEDKRKFMSGEWFYEAKSQRHQDRIHGSEVIMASMKQRKPSVVEYLTKSWGGRSRSISRKDSDGIMTSPKVTQTTESSEPLKERENGETLEVQQEKLNIGMRSPSKPRHNPFNSVPVELDFEETDIHFTSGPGLRKSLDRGSDSQVKHQEASHGEVNSEVFNTPHNKAPGQKPVPKKRTKINKPQSSVSDSTSSVSSQGVSTTAGSGIRSPPPRNIPKHSSNEPALKSQLRQPVVSLSYVRKNSSQEKDLEESRLSLGSTEESGSKTENKEQFSSPSPPKLPKSRLPVRASSQLINPPQGLQEKPKIKPRLSLNSITRADDGKKVEELVKQRRETNSCLPQTSSMELEGQNISGEINLPRENAMFTLTDNSEKPLDEITVPQSTMHKSGNVENHMSLNPKSETIGTEENMKKTAVDQQFPRSLNITDTFNKTDASTDCETDSSPLVFNIKRKTNNSKQEDTKMEVMTDEHIPTPTDEQGDSIAKVLEWFSRSSDSSDRLDVESNVQDMEDDTKIDDIDFEDDIDQRAKPRDNVYLIIPRQSEEVPSEVNTIFLEQTDWGKEQSVDEPSQNSPKEQRGYESASYKEPLIKKPSIDSALTTNNMPPEIPEVNISVGGKVSLNENKIKREEETKVKRENTDIKQTQNQPKEITGAEENQRPKIANLRSFWEKENIGPKILIGKSSTPAKNEHFIPSDISRKPTEGVEEQQRSEQSLEVTFSGHQKQERVGEDLDLEHVGSGNTTFKPQVPIFTDESKPPLIYANQNTDQIHASSPLENDVPHLKSSSPSLDSGPLLVGQNGDSRGTISINSSDADHTPPKELEAKSRTAPRTNQVPFVKQNSQQENMAERIKQLKSFWEKESRTSAAAQNRLTTTARLNQRFTKSEFDLRTIGTEYDDYDDDVEDSTSARGRLFPNFPVHPLRKDKPVMMDGMSTLQFKNLRDFWGGSPTKSGQRSPVLESGNQRSLSPHSQDERANFKDFGNESQNNKTSSTAKTRVFQSPSKKRIMSRQESGSKTDQSHMISGESTSHGVSHSLQQQKGSQASSEVTMVLKHQVVQESQPKHGRRNSKGSLNGKANAMRRAASMFSVNTAVEEQSQDLNPQSKKFQGPNLQQVKKAPETNITQSRKTQEASYTLPKTSPEISWRDRDKNTQRSSSRTSEDSDSQPLARSFIPRDYQHYLGITEDRSMYTPPPVAEQVDDFICTSFTSSPETHRSCKCSPVKTSTPVQGSPDLQTRRGSLGRHSTTQTDGNATKCNLNRENESAIQKALRRASSRPVYHKSMEDISTLPRQDQKQTNDYMQSNYDDSSTLVQTSFAISDPVHLKQLSKSVPSFLEKESDGGESDSESSSRSGVPQWNNRQFTDLSNYSGSTSLSSVSGSVVSVYNSDYSSVDVQGSIQFSLNYVHKLREFHIFVVQCQNLAAVDTKRNRSDPYVKSYLIPDPANLGKRKTAVKKKTLNPTYNEILRYRVRMEYLTSQVLNLSAWHNDTFGRNSFLGEIELDLSSWNFNDPEWKLLPLKPRTTNSLQPSDLRGQMRLAIRFLPQISHSKNIPGSGEVHIWVKDCKNLPLIRSPTIDPYVKCFVLPDTSKKSRQKTRVLKRTVNPIFNHTMVYDGFRAEDLKEACVELTVWDRDRLANHLLGGLRLGMGTGKSYGVQVDWMDSTAEEVALWRRMMESPNEWVEGMLPLRMVTAAKNTWK from the exons ATGATAGACCTGAGCCACCTGACCGAGGAGGAGCAGGAGATGATCTTGACAGTTTTAAAGAGGGATTCCGAGTTGAAGAAAGCAGAGGAGGAACGAATCAA ACAGCTACAGAAAGCTGTCCCAGAGGAAGACAAACGCAAATTTATGTCAGGGGAATGGTTCTACGAAGCAAAGTCACAGAGACACCAGGACAGGATTCACGGCTCTGAAGTCATCATGGCATCGATGAAGCAAAGGAAACCCTCAGTTGTTG AGTATTTAACCAAGTCATGGGGCGGCAGATCCAGAAGCATCAGCCGAAAGGATAGTGATGGCATCATGACGTCGCCTAAAGTAACACAAACTACTGAGTCCTCAGAGCCGCTAAAGGAGAG gGAAAATGGTGAAACGTTAGAGGTCCAGCAAGAAAAACTAAACATAGGCATGAGATCGCCATCCAAG CCAAGGCACAACCCGTTTAACAGTGTTCCAGTAGAGCTTGATTTTGAGGAAACTGATATCCACTTTACATCAGGACCTGGACTCAGGAAATCATTAGACAGAGGCTCTGATTCACAAG TAAAACATCAGGAAGCAAGTCATGGTGAAGTTAATAGTGAGGTCTTTAACACCCCACACAACAAAGCTCCTGGTCAAAAGCCTGTGCCAAAGAAGAGGACCAAAATCAACAAACCACAGAGCTCTGTCTCAGACAGCACCAGCTCTGTGTCCAGCCAGGGTGTGTCTACTACAGCAGGCTCAGGTATCAGGTCTCCACCACCAAGAAATATCCCCAAACATAGCTCCAATGAGCCTGCTCTCAAGAGCCAACTGAGACAACCAGTAGTATCCCTGAGCTATGTTCGGAAAAACAGCAGTCAAGAAAAGGATCTTGAAGAATCTAGACTTTCTCTGGGTAGTACAGAAGAATCAGGTagcaaaactgaaaacaaagagCAGTTTAGCTCTCCTTCACCACCGAAGTTGCCAAAGTCACGCTTACCAGTTAGAGCTTCATCGCAACTGATAAACCCTCCACAAGGCTTACAAGAAAAGCCAAAAATAAAACCACGTCTAAGTCTGAACTCTATCACAAGAGCAGATGATGGCAAAAAAGTGGAAGAACTTGTAAAACAAAGAAGAGAAACAAATAGTTGCCTTCCTCAGACTTCAAGTATGGAATTAGAGGGCCAAAATATTTCTGGTGAAATTAACCTTCCTCGTGAGAATGCAATGTTCACGTTGACTGACAACTCTGAAAAGCCACTGGATGAGATCACTGTCCCTCAATCTACAATGCACAAATCTGGGAATGTGGAAAATCATATGAGTCTGAATCCGAAATCAGAAACGATAGGAACTGAAGAAAATATGAAGAAAACTGCTGTTG ATCAACAATTTCCCAGATCCCTCAACATAACAGATACATTCAACAAGACAGATGCCTCTACTGACTGTGAGACTGACAGCAGCCCCCTTGTCTTCAATATAAAACGAAAGACTAATAACTCAAAACAAGAAGATACCAAAATGGAAGTCATGACAGATGAACATATTCCCACACCTACCGATGAACAAGGAGATTCCATTGCCAAAGTTCTTGAGTGGTTTAGCAGAAGCTCAGACAGCAGTGATAGGCTTGATGTAGAGAGCAATGTCCAAGACATGGAGGACGACACCAAGATCGATGACATAGACTTTGAAGATGACATTGATCAGAGAGCCAAGCCAAGAGATAATGTGTACTTAATCATACCACGCCAAAGTGAAGAGGTTCCATCAGAAGTCAATACAATATTTCTAGAACAGACAGATTGGGGAAAGGAACAGAGTGTTGATGAGCCTTCCCAGAATTCTCCAAAAGAACAGAGAGGATATGAATCTGCTTCTTATAAAGaacctctcattaaaaaaccttcTATTGACTCTGCTCTTACTACAAACAATATGCCTCCAGAGATCCCAGAGGTGAATATTTCTGTAGGTGGGAAAGTTAGTCTAAATGAGAACAAAAtcaagagagaggaagagactAAAGTCAAACGTGAAAACACTGATATCAAGCAGACTCAAAATCAGCCAAAAGAAATAACAGGTGCTGAAGAGAATCAGCGACCAAAGATTGCCAATTTGAGATCATTCTGGGAGAAAGAAAACATTGGTCCAAAGATTTTGATCGGCAAATCTAGCACACCTGCTAAAAATGAACACTTCATCCCTAGTGATATTAGCAGAAAGCCAACTGAAGGTGTAGAGGAACAACAGAGAAGTGAGCAGAGCTTGGAAGTAACATTTTCAGGACATCAGAAACAAGAGAGAGTTGGAGAAGATTTAGACCTTGAGCATGTTGGAAGTGGTAACACCACCTTTAAACCTCAAGTACCCATTTTTACAGATGAATCAAAACCACCATTGATATATGCTAATCAGAACACTGACCAAATACATGCAAGCTCTCCCTTAGAGAACGATGTTccacatttaaaatcatctTCGCCATCACTTGACAGTGGACCCTTGCTAGTGGGTCAAAATGGTGATAGCAGAGGCACCATTAGCATCAACAGCAGTGATGCAGATCACACTCCTCCAAAAGAATTGGAGGCAAAATCAAGAACCGCACCAAGGACAAATCAAGTGCCTTTTGTTAAGCAGAATTCTCAGCAAGAGAACATGGCAGAGAGGATCAAGCAACTCAAGTCCTTCTGGGAGAAAGAATCTAGAACATCAGCAGCAGCTCAAAACAGATTGACTACTACTGCTCGACTGAACCAAAGATTTACAAAATCTGAGTTTGATCTCAGAACAATAGGTACTGAGTatgatgattatgatgatgatgttgaGGACAGTACTTCTGCCAGAGGTAGACTGTTTCCCAATTTCCCGGTGCATCCACTACGGAAGGATAAGCCAGTTATGATGGATGGTATGAGCACTTTACAGTTCAAGAACCTCCGTGACTTCTGGGGAGGATCACCTACAAAATCTGGGCAAAGGTCGCCAGTTCTTGAAAGTGGAAATCAGAGATCCTTAAGTCCACACAGCCAAGATGAAAGAGCCAATTTCAAAGACTTTGGAAATGAAAGCCAGAATAACAAAACATCCTCAACAGCCAAAACCAGAGTATTCCAGTCTCCCTCAAAGAAGAGGATTATGTCAAGACAAGAATCTGGATCAAAAACCGATCAGTCGCACATGATCTCAGGCGAATCAACCTCCCATGGAGTGTCTCATTCTCTTCAGCAACAGAAAGGCTCTCAGGCCTCTTCAGAAGTCACAATGGTACTTAAACATCAGGTTGTTCAAGAGTCACAACCTAAACACGGTAGAAGAAATAGCAAAGGCAGTCTAAACGGAAAAGCAAATGCCATGCGGCGTGCCGCTAGCATGTTTTCTGTGAACACTGCGGTTGAGGAGCAAAGCCAGGACTTAAATCCTCAGTCCAAGAAGTTCCAGGGCCCCAATCTGCAACAGGTTAAAAAGGCACCAGAAACTAACATCACACAGTCCAGGAAAACACAGGAAGCTAGCTATACCCTGCCAAAAACATCCCCAGAAATCTCttggagagacagagacaagaaCACTCAGAGAAGTTCGTCACGTACCTCAGAGGATTCTGACTCTCAACCTCTTGCTAGATCCTTCATTCCACGGGACTACCAGCATTACCTTGGCATCACAGAGGACAGAAGTATGTACACTCCACCTCCAGTTGCAGAGCAGGTTGACGATTTTATCTGCACTTCATTTACATCATCTCCAGAGACACACCGCAGCTGTAAATGTTCCCCTGTGAAAACCAGTACTCCAGTACAGGGTTCCCCCGACCTACAAACCAGGAGAGGGAGCCTGGGACGCCACTCAACCACACAAACTGATGGAAATGCCACTAAGTGTAATTTAAACC GTGAAAATGAAAGTGCCATTCAGAAAGCTTTGAGACGTGCTTCATCTAGACCAGTGTACCATAAAAGCATGGAAGACATCAGCACTCTTCCTA GACAagaccaaaaacaaacaaatgactaCATGCAGAGCAACTATGATG ACTCTAGCACACTTGTCCAAACTTCCTTTGCCATATCAGACCCAGTGCACCTGAAGCAACTCAGCAAATCAGTGCCCTCATTCCTGGAAAAAGAA AGTGATGGAGGGGAAAGTGACTCCGAGAGCAGTTCTCGCAGCGGTGTACCACAGTGGAATAACAGACAATTCACTGACCTCAGCAACTACTCTGGATCCACCTCCCTGTCATCT GTTAGCGGCAGTGTTGTGAGTGTGTACAATAGCGACTACAGCAGTGTTGACGTCCAAGGAAGCATCCAGTTTTCACTAAACTATGTGCACAAGTTGCGGGAGTTCCACATCTTTGTTGTTCAGTGCCAGAATCTGGCAGCAGTGGACACCAAGAGGAATCGATCTGACCC GTATGTTAAGAGTTACCTCATTCCTGATCCTGCCAATttgggaaaaagaaaaactgctgTGAAGAAGAAAACACTGAATCCTACATACAATGAGATTCTTAGG TACAGAGTTCGAATGGAGTACCTGACATCCCAGGTTCTCAACCTTTCAGCATGGCACAATGACACATTTGGTCGTAACAGTTTCCTGGGTGAGATTGAGCTTGACCTGTCCTCTTGGAATTTTAATGACCCAGAGTGGAAACTTTTACCTCTTAAACCAAGG ACCACAAACAGCCTCCAGCCATCTGACTTGAGAGGACAGATGAGGCTGGCCATACGTTTCCTGCCTCAGATTTCGCATT CAAAGAACATTCCTGGCTCTGGTGAGGTGCATATCTGGGTCAAAGACTGCAAGAATCTCCCTCTTATCAGAAGTCCAACTATTGACCCATATGTAAAAtg CTTTGTACTCCCAGACACCAGCAAAAAGAGCCGTCAGAAGACTCGGGTGCTGAAGAGAACAGTCAACCCCATTTTTAACCACACTATGGTGTATGATGGCTTCAGGGCAGAGGACCTGAAAGAGGCTTGTGTGGAGCTTACTGTTTGGGACCGTGACCGACTAGCCAATCACCTGCTCGGAGGCCTGAGACTCGGCATGGGCACAG GCAAGAGTTACGGAGTACAGGTGGACTGGATGGACTCTACAGCAGAGGAAGTCGCTTTATGGAGGAGAATGATGGAATCTCCCAATGAATGGGTGGAGGGCATGTTACCACTGAGGATGGTAACAGCAGCCAAAAACACATGGAAATGA
- the sytl2b gene encoding synaptotagmin-like protein 2 isoform X2 translates to MIDLSHLTEEEQEMILTVLKRDSELKKAEEERIKQLQKAVPEEDKRKFMSGEWFYEAKSQRHQDRIHGSEVIMASMKQRKPSVVEYLTKSWGGRSRSISRKDSDGIMTSPKVTQTTESSEPLKERENGETLEVQQEKLNIGMRSPSKPRHNPFNSVPVELDFEETDIHFTSGPGLRKSLDRGSDSQVKHQEASHGEVNSEVFNTPHNKAPGQKPVPKKRTKINKPQSSVSDSTSSVSSQGVSTTAGSGIRSPPPRNIPKHSSNEPALKSQLRQPVVSLSYVRKNSSQEKDLEESRLSLGSTEESGSKTENKEQFSSPSPPKLPKSRLPVRASSQLINPPQGLQEKPKIKPRLSLNSITRADDGKKVEELVKQRRETNSCLPQTSSMELEGQNISGEINLPRENAMFTLTDNSEKPLDEITVPQSTMHKSGNVENHMSLNPKSETIGTEENMKKTAVDQQFPRSLNITDTFNKTDASTDCETDSSPLVFNIKRKTNNSKQEDTKMEVMTDEHIPTPTDEQGDSIAKVLEWFSRSSDSSDRLDVESNVQDMEDDTKIDDIDFEDDIDQRAKPRDNVYLIIPRQSEEVPSEVNTIFLEQTDWGKEQSVDEPSQNSPKEQRGYESASYKEPLIKKPSIDSALTTNNMPPEIPEVNISVGGKVSLNENKIKREEETKVKRENTDIKQTQNQPKEITGAEENQRPKIANLRSFWEKENIGPKILIGKSSTPAKNEHFIPSDISRKPTEGVEEQQRSEQSLEVTFSGHQKQERVGEDLDLEHVGSGNTTFKPQVPIFTDESKPPLIYANQNTDQIHASSPLENDVPHLKSSSPSLDSGPLLVGQNGDSRGTISINSSDADHTPPKELEAKSRTAPRTNQVPFVKQNSQQENMAERIKQLKSFWEKESRTSAAAQNRLTTTARLNQRFTKSEFDLRTIGTEYDDYDDDVEDSTSARGRLFPNFPVHPLRKDKPVMMDGMSTLQFKNLRDFWGGSPTKSGQRSPVLESGNQRSLSPHSQDERANFKDFGNESQNNKTSSTAKTRVFQSPSKKRIMSRQESGSKTDQSHMISGESTSHGVSHSLQQQKGSQASSEVTMVLKHQVVQESQPKHGRRNSKGSLNGKANAMRRAASMFSVNTAVEEQSQDLNPQSKKFQGPNLQQVKKAPETNITQSRKTQEASYTLPKTSPEISWRDRDKNTQRSSSRTSEDSDSQPLARSFIPRDYQHYLGITEDRSMYTPPPVAEQVDDFICTSFTSSPETHRSCKCSPVKTSTPVQGSPDLQTRRGSLGRHSTTQTDGNATKCENESAIQKALRRASSRPVYHKSMEDISTLPRQDQKQTNDYMQSNYDDSSTLVQTSFAISDPVHLKQLSKSVPSFLEKESDGGESDSESSSRSGVPQWNNRQFTDLSNYSGSTSLSSVSGSVVSVYNSDYSSVDVQGSIQFSLNYVHKLREFHIFVVQCQNLAAVDTKRNRSDPYVKSYLIPDPANLGKRKTAVKKKTLNPTYNEILRYRVRMEYLTSQVLNLSAWHNDTFGRNSFLGEIELDLSSWNFNDPEWKLLPLKPRNLFSQTTNSLQPSDLRGQMRLAIRFLPQISHSKNIPGSGEVHIWVKDCKNLPLIRSPTIDPYVKCFVLPDTSKKSRQKTRVLKRTVNPIFNHTMVYDGFRAEDLKEACVELTVWDRDRLANHLLGGLRLGMGTGKSYGVQVDWMDSTAEEVALWRRMMESPNEWVEGMLPLRMVTAAKNTWK, encoded by the exons ATGATAGACCTGAGCCACCTGACCGAGGAGGAGCAGGAGATGATCTTGACAGTTTTAAAGAGGGATTCCGAGTTGAAGAAAGCAGAGGAGGAACGAATCAA ACAGCTACAGAAAGCTGTCCCAGAGGAAGACAAACGCAAATTTATGTCAGGGGAATGGTTCTACGAAGCAAAGTCACAGAGACACCAGGACAGGATTCACGGCTCTGAAGTCATCATGGCATCGATGAAGCAAAGGAAACCCTCAGTTGTTG AGTATTTAACCAAGTCATGGGGCGGCAGATCCAGAAGCATCAGCCGAAAGGATAGTGATGGCATCATGACGTCGCCTAAAGTAACACAAACTACTGAGTCCTCAGAGCCGCTAAAGGAGAG gGAAAATGGTGAAACGTTAGAGGTCCAGCAAGAAAAACTAAACATAGGCATGAGATCGCCATCCAAG CCAAGGCACAACCCGTTTAACAGTGTTCCAGTAGAGCTTGATTTTGAGGAAACTGATATCCACTTTACATCAGGACCTGGACTCAGGAAATCATTAGACAGAGGCTCTGATTCACAAG TAAAACATCAGGAAGCAAGTCATGGTGAAGTTAATAGTGAGGTCTTTAACACCCCACACAACAAAGCTCCTGGTCAAAAGCCTGTGCCAAAGAAGAGGACCAAAATCAACAAACCACAGAGCTCTGTCTCAGACAGCACCAGCTCTGTGTCCAGCCAGGGTGTGTCTACTACAGCAGGCTCAGGTATCAGGTCTCCACCACCAAGAAATATCCCCAAACATAGCTCCAATGAGCCTGCTCTCAAGAGCCAACTGAGACAACCAGTAGTATCCCTGAGCTATGTTCGGAAAAACAGCAGTCAAGAAAAGGATCTTGAAGAATCTAGACTTTCTCTGGGTAGTACAGAAGAATCAGGTagcaaaactgaaaacaaagagCAGTTTAGCTCTCCTTCACCACCGAAGTTGCCAAAGTCACGCTTACCAGTTAGAGCTTCATCGCAACTGATAAACCCTCCACAAGGCTTACAAGAAAAGCCAAAAATAAAACCACGTCTAAGTCTGAACTCTATCACAAGAGCAGATGATGGCAAAAAAGTGGAAGAACTTGTAAAACAAAGAAGAGAAACAAATAGTTGCCTTCCTCAGACTTCAAGTATGGAATTAGAGGGCCAAAATATTTCTGGTGAAATTAACCTTCCTCGTGAGAATGCAATGTTCACGTTGACTGACAACTCTGAAAAGCCACTGGATGAGATCACTGTCCCTCAATCTACAATGCACAAATCTGGGAATGTGGAAAATCATATGAGTCTGAATCCGAAATCAGAAACGATAGGAACTGAAGAAAATATGAAGAAAACTGCTGTTG ATCAACAATTTCCCAGATCCCTCAACATAACAGATACATTCAACAAGACAGATGCCTCTACTGACTGTGAGACTGACAGCAGCCCCCTTGTCTTCAATATAAAACGAAAGACTAATAACTCAAAACAAGAAGATACCAAAATGGAAGTCATGACAGATGAACATATTCCCACACCTACCGATGAACAAGGAGATTCCATTGCCAAAGTTCTTGAGTGGTTTAGCAGAAGCTCAGACAGCAGTGATAGGCTTGATGTAGAGAGCAATGTCCAAGACATGGAGGACGACACCAAGATCGATGACATAGACTTTGAAGATGACATTGATCAGAGAGCCAAGCCAAGAGATAATGTGTACTTAATCATACCACGCCAAAGTGAAGAGGTTCCATCAGAAGTCAATACAATATTTCTAGAACAGACAGATTGGGGAAAGGAACAGAGTGTTGATGAGCCTTCCCAGAATTCTCCAAAAGAACAGAGAGGATATGAATCTGCTTCTTATAAAGaacctctcattaaaaaaccttcTATTGACTCTGCTCTTACTACAAACAATATGCCTCCAGAGATCCCAGAGGTGAATATTTCTGTAGGTGGGAAAGTTAGTCTAAATGAGAACAAAAtcaagagagaggaagagactAAAGTCAAACGTGAAAACACTGATATCAAGCAGACTCAAAATCAGCCAAAAGAAATAACAGGTGCTGAAGAGAATCAGCGACCAAAGATTGCCAATTTGAGATCATTCTGGGAGAAAGAAAACATTGGTCCAAAGATTTTGATCGGCAAATCTAGCACACCTGCTAAAAATGAACACTTCATCCCTAGTGATATTAGCAGAAAGCCAACTGAAGGTGTAGAGGAACAACAGAGAAGTGAGCAGAGCTTGGAAGTAACATTTTCAGGACATCAGAAACAAGAGAGAGTTGGAGAAGATTTAGACCTTGAGCATGTTGGAAGTGGTAACACCACCTTTAAACCTCAAGTACCCATTTTTACAGATGAATCAAAACCACCATTGATATATGCTAATCAGAACACTGACCAAATACATGCAAGCTCTCCCTTAGAGAACGATGTTccacatttaaaatcatctTCGCCATCACTTGACAGTGGACCCTTGCTAGTGGGTCAAAATGGTGATAGCAGAGGCACCATTAGCATCAACAGCAGTGATGCAGATCACACTCCTCCAAAAGAATTGGAGGCAAAATCAAGAACCGCACCAAGGACAAATCAAGTGCCTTTTGTTAAGCAGAATTCTCAGCAAGAGAACATGGCAGAGAGGATCAAGCAACTCAAGTCCTTCTGGGAGAAAGAATCTAGAACATCAGCAGCAGCTCAAAACAGATTGACTACTACTGCTCGACTGAACCAAAGATTTACAAAATCTGAGTTTGATCTCAGAACAATAGGTACTGAGTatgatgattatgatgatgatgttgaGGACAGTACTTCTGCCAGAGGTAGACTGTTTCCCAATTTCCCGGTGCATCCACTACGGAAGGATAAGCCAGTTATGATGGATGGTATGAGCACTTTACAGTTCAAGAACCTCCGTGACTTCTGGGGAGGATCACCTACAAAATCTGGGCAAAGGTCGCCAGTTCTTGAAAGTGGAAATCAGAGATCCTTAAGTCCACACAGCCAAGATGAAAGAGCCAATTTCAAAGACTTTGGAAATGAAAGCCAGAATAACAAAACATCCTCAACAGCCAAAACCAGAGTATTCCAGTCTCCCTCAAAGAAGAGGATTATGTCAAGACAAGAATCTGGATCAAAAACCGATCAGTCGCACATGATCTCAGGCGAATCAACCTCCCATGGAGTGTCTCATTCTCTTCAGCAACAGAAAGGCTCTCAGGCCTCTTCAGAAGTCACAATGGTACTTAAACATCAGGTTGTTCAAGAGTCACAACCTAAACACGGTAGAAGAAATAGCAAAGGCAGTCTAAACGGAAAAGCAAATGCCATGCGGCGTGCCGCTAGCATGTTTTCTGTGAACACTGCGGTTGAGGAGCAAAGCCAGGACTTAAATCCTCAGTCCAAGAAGTTCCAGGGCCCCAATCTGCAACAGGTTAAAAAGGCACCAGAAACTAACATCACACAGTCCAGGAAAACACAGGAAGCTAGCTATACCCTGCCAAAAACATCCCCAGAAATCTCttggagagacagagacaagaaCACTCAGAGAAGTTCGTCACGTACCTCAGAGGATTCTGACTCTCAACCTCTTGCTAGATCCTTCATTCCACGGGACTACCAGCATTACCTTGGCATCACAGAGGACAGAAGTATGTACACTCCACCTCCAGTTGCAGAGCAGGTTGACGATTTTATCTGCACTTCATTTACATCATCTCCAGAGACACACCGCAGCTGTAAATGTTCCCCTGTGAAAACCAGTACTCCAGTACAGGGTTCCCCCGACCTACAAACCAGGAGAGGGAGCCTGGGACGCCACTCAACCACACAAACTGATGGAAATGCCACTAAGT GTGAAAATGAAAGTGCCATTCAGAAAGCTTTGAGACGTGCTTCATCTAGACCAGTGTACCATAAAAGCATGGAAGACATCAGCACTCTTCCTA GACAagaccaaaaacaaacaaatgactaCATGCAGAGCAACTATGATG ACTCTAGCACACTTGTCCAAACTTCCTTTGCCATATCAGACCCAGTGCACCTGAAGCAACTCAGCAAATCAGTGCCCTCATTCCTGGAAAAAGAA AGTGATGGAGGGGAAAGTGACTCCGAGAGCAGTTCTCGCAGCGGTGTACCACAGTGGAATAACAGACAATTCACTGACCTCAGCAACTACTCTGGATCCACCTCCCTGTCATCT GTTAGCGGCAGTGTTGTGAGTGTGTACAATAGCGACTACAGCAGTGTTGACGTCCAAGGAAGCATCCAGTTTTCACTAAACTATGTGCACAAGTTGCGGGAGTTCCACATCTTTGTTGTTCAGTGCCAGAATCTGGCAGCAGTGGACACCAAGAGGAATCGATCTGACCC GTATGTTAAGAGTTACCTCATTCCTGATCCTGCCAATttgggaaaaagaaaaactgctgTGAAGAAGAAAACACTGAATCCTACATACAATGAGATTCTTAGG TACAGAGTTCGAATGGAGTACCTGACATCCCAGGTTCTCAACCTTTCAGCATGGCACAATGACACATTTGGTCGTAACAGTTTCCTGGGTGAGATTGAGCTTGACCTGTCCTCTTGGAATTTTAATGACCCAGAGTGGAAACTTTTACCTCTTAAACCAAGG AATCTGTTCTCTCAGACCACAAACAGCCTCCAGCCATCTGACTTGAGAGGACAGATGAGGCTGGCCATACGTTTCCTGCCTCAGATTTCGCATT CAAAGAACATTCCTGGCTCTGGTGAGGTGCATATCTGGGTCAAAGACTGCAAGAATCTCCCTCTTATCAGAAGTCCAACTATTGACCCATATGTAAAAtg CTTTGTACTCCCAGACACCAGCAAAAAGAGCCGTCAGAAGACTCGGGTGCTGAAGAGAACAGTCAACCCCATTTTTAACCACACTATGGTGTATGATGGCTTCAGGGCAGAGGACCTGAAAGAGGCTTGTGTGGAGCTTACTGTTTGGGACCGTGACCGACTAGCCAATCACCTGCTCGGAGGCCTGAGACTCGGCATGGGCACAG GCAAGAGTTACGGAGTACAGGTGGACTGGATGGACTCTACAGCAGAGGAAGTCGCTTTATGGAGGAGAATGATGGAATCTCCCAATGAATGGGTGGAGGGCATGTTACCACTGAGGATGGTAACAGCAGCCAAAAACACATGGAAATGA